Below is a genomic region from uncultured Cohaesibacter sp..
GTTCCGAAAGGCCGCTCTGGAGGCCGGAAATCTGTCGGGCATAGATTTCATCATCGAGCGTGGGAATGATCGCGCCCGCAATATGGGTCCGGCTTGAGGCGAGGGCCTTACCGGCGGCATTTGGTATCCAGTTGAGTTCGGCAGCGGCAGCAAGGGTGCGTTCCCTGACTTCCTTCTTCACTTTCTGTGGCTCGTTGAACGTTCGCGACACGGTAGCTGTGGATACTCCGGCCAGAGCGGCCACGTCTGCCAGCCTGACCTGGCCTTTGTTTCCGCGCGCTCTTTGCTCGGAAGAGCCGGATTTATTTGTCTTTTTGTTTTTCATCGGAAAGCGGCTTTCTTTTTGCGAACCCGTTCGCGCCGACATTGTTGCGCGATTCTGATGTTGACTTCTAGCGTTTTGAGAGTAATGTAAGCGCTTACAAAGAGGAGGTAAAGAATGATTATCTGCTTTGGTTCGCTCAACGCGGACATGATTTTCCAGATGGATGTGGCTCCGAAGTCGGGTCAGACCCTCCTTGCGAATTCTTTTACGCTGAGTGCAGGCGGCAAGGGCGCCAATCAGGCAGTTGCTGCGGCTCGCCTTGGCGGTGAGGTGGCAATGGTCGGGGCAGTGGGCTCTGACGCTTTGGCAGAAGTCGCTCTCGAACATCTCAAAGGTTCCGACTGTGATGTCAGCCGGGTGGCTGTCACGGAACGGCCGACAGGCTGTGCTTCCGTCATTGTCGATGCTAGCGCGCACAATTCCATCGCTGTTGCCATGGGAGCTAACGAGCTTGCCAGCGCTGCCAGCGTCGATGAGGATCTGCTGGCAAGGGCCGATGTCCTGATGATGCAGATGGAAAGCGACAAGGGCGAAGTCGAGGCGCTTCTGAAACGGGCCAAGAAGGCTGGCGTCAAAAGCATCCTCAATCTAGCTCCCGCAGCCAGAATCGAAATCGAGGCACTGAAGGATTGCGGCATTCTCGTTGTCAATGAAGACGAGGCCGCATTCGTGGCCGACTGGCTGGGCTGCGAAGCATCTGCAACCGGCATCAGCAGGACGCTCGGCATCTGTGTGATCAGAACGCTTGGTTCCGATGGGGCAGAGGCCGCCGAGGGTGATAAAGCCTTCAAGGTCGATGCCATTGCCGTTGATGCCAAGGACACCACGTCCGCGGGCGACTGTTTCGTTGGCGCACTGGCTACCTTTCTCGACAAAAAACTACCGCTCAAAGAAGCCATGCAGCAGGCAAGTCGCGCTGCGGCAATCTGCTGTTCCCGTCATGGCAGCCAGATCAGTCTGCCTTGGGCAAATGAGCTTGCCGGGTTTGTGAAGTAAGTCTTCACCAGCCCTCAAGCGGCTGTCCAGGTGCGTGCTGGTGAGCCGCCATAAAAACAGGAAGAAAAGAATGAGCAAGAAAATCGAAGGGATCATTCCAGTCATGATCACGCCGTTCAAAGGCGGCAAGATCGACTATCCCGGCGTCACCAATCTGGTGGAATGGTATATTGAGAACGGCGTCGACGCGCTGTTTGCGGTCTGCCAGTCGAGCGAAATGCTGTTCCTTGATCTTGAGGAACGGGTGGCTCTGGCGACCCATGTGGCAAAAGTTGTCAATGGTCGTGTCCCCGTAATCGCGTCCGGCCATGTCAGCGAGAACCTTGAAGACCAGAAAGCAGAACTGTCCGCCATTGCAAAAACCGGCGTGGACGGCATCGTTCTGGTGACAAACCGGCTTGATGCCAAACAGGAAGGCGGCAGCAAGTTCCTTGATGACCTGAAAGAGCTGCTCGATTTTCTGCCTGCAGATCTGCCGCTTGGTCTTTATGAATGCCCGGCTCCTTATCGCCGTCTGCTGAGCGATGACGAAATCAAGTTCTGTGCAGACAGCGGACGCTTCGTCATTCTCAAGGATGTGTCCTGCGATCTGGAAACGGTCAAACGCCGCGTTGCACTGACCAAGGGCACGCCGCTTGCGATCGTCAATGCCAACGCTGCTATCGCCTTCGATGCCATGAAGGCTGGCTCCCGTGGCTTTACCGGCGTCTTCACCAACTTCCATCCCGATCTCTACAAATGGCTGATGACCAGCCATCAGGATCATCCGGAACTGGCTGACGAATTGTCTGTTTATCTGGCGTTGGCTGCAATGGCGGAGCCAATGGGTTATCCGAAGCTGGCCAAACTCTATCATCAGCAGCTCGGCACCTTCTCTGAAATCGAGAGCCGTGCCGTCACGTTCGACATTATCGAGAAATTCTGGGCTGTCGACGTTCTGCTGGCAAAGATTATTGAAGGCCAGACCACCTATCGCGGAAAGATCGACGCTCTCAAATAGAGACGTCCCCGCATGCGGAGGGGGCCTGTCGCCCCACTCAATGAACCGCTCCAGCACTCGGTTCGATGATCCTCCCCCGAAAGGCTGATTGGATCCCCTCTGCAACTTTTAAGACAAGATGGAAGCCAAGAGAGACCGAAAAGTGCAACGCAAGCCAGAACTCGTGAAGTTGAACTTGATCTGGATTGAATTGGTCAAAAAAAGTCAGTGAAGATCGTATCACAAAGTCAGAAAACAGATCTCGAAGAGGTTGCCTTTAGGCTTTAAATGCACTACAAACCGAATGCTAACTCGTGACATCAAGCAATCCTGGGAGGTTTTGCGATTATCAGATGTCTGAGCGGAGCGCGTGAGGAGACCCAGCCATCCTGCCTGAAAGTACCAGTGCCAGAGATGCAAGGATCAAGATCCGCGACCGATGATCAGCAAATAGATCGCACTCCTTCTCAATTAAAGCAGATGTCGAGCCAGCAGTATCTTTCGATGCGCGATGAGCAGACCCCGAACCAGTCTTCCCGGCCTTTTACTCACGCGCGTGACCACA
It encodes:
- a CDS encoding dihydrodipicolinate synthase family protein → MSKKIEGIIPVMITPFKGGKIDYPGVTNLVEWYIENGVDALFAVCQSSEMLFLDLEERVALATHVAKVVNGRVPVIASGHVSENLEDQKAELSAIAKTGVDGIVLVTNRLDAKQEGGSKFLDDLKELLDFLPADLPLGLYECPAPYRRLLSDDEIKFCADSGRFVILKDVSCDLETVKRRVALTKGTPLAIVNANAAIAFDAMKAGSRGFTGVFTNFHPDLYKWLMTSHQDHPELADELSVYLALAAMAEPMGYPKLAKLYHQQLGTFSEIESRAVTFDIIEKFWAVDVLLAKIIEGQTTYRGKIDALK
- a CDS encoding ribokinase gives rise to the protein MIICFGSLNADMIFQMDVAPKSGQTLLANSFTLSAGGKGANQAVAAARLGGEVAMVGAVGSDALAEVALEHLKGSDCDVSRVAVTERPTGCASVIVDASAHNSIAVAMGANELASAASVDEDLLARADVLMMQMESDKGEVEALLKRAKKAGVKSILNLAPAARIEIEALKDCGILVVNEDEAAFVADWLGCEASATGISRTLGICVIRTLGSDGAEAAEGDKAFKVDAIAVDAKDTTSAGDCFVGALATFLDKKLPLKEAMQQASRAAAICCSRHGSQISLPWANELAGFVK